TTATTTAAGTTattctcatttatttatttatactaaCGGACTGATTTAAAATATTAGGAAACTCCGattattgtttcattgttttcaaTGGCTTATAGCGAAATCCATAATATCTAGTCGAAAATATTAATCTTTGCaagcaatcaaacaatttttcgAGTTCTCTTATTTCAGAAACTGCTGATCTAAATCTTCTACAGAAAACAGCGAAGAGTTTCATGAGAGGACAACTCCTAAAGCTTTTCTCACAAAATTTAACACTTCCCGCAAATTACGATTCGCGATTATTTACGATTTCATTCATATATTGAAGTATATATAGGCAGTCGAATATTTATGCAATAAGAAATTAGCAAATAAGTTAAGccagtttgtttgatttacgCCTTTAGAATATGTTTAGTTATTACTTGTATGTCCTAAATTGtgatatgatgttttggataATTAAAACTCGAACGCCAATTTCTTCCAACTTAATCAATCTAAGAACGGTTGTTACTTCTTTTTGGACCTAATAGAATCAAGAATGTTACAACCAGAACTTGCACAAGAATCACAAAACTTCTAGCAACTCATCGTTAATGATTTTACCCCGTTGAGGAATAACTTGCCATTCTCTTTACAGATAAAACTGCTTTGTAAACTTCCCCCTCGTGCAGACCGGCGCTACTTTCACTTCACCTCCAATTCATCATCTGCTTCCAGCTGTAACCTTAGCGAATTTATACTTTAGCTACTTCTAAGTGAAGGTGAACTGTGATGAATTCCGCTTCGCGAAACGGAATCCGAAATGATTCGCTAAATGCTCGACTGTACATATCAACGTTGGCTATGCTGAGAAAAGCCATGAAGTCTTTTGATCGCACTTTTGCTTGTAACTTGAAAGTGTATGCTCCGAGCGAcatcgttccgttccgttacGAACAAGAAACGCTTGTGGCTCTTTAGCTCTTGTTTTTGCGTAAACTTGAAACTTCTGCAAGCAAACAATAAGCTTCCGTTTGCAGCTTCCGCTTCGTAGCGATAGAAGTTGAAGGGTTGGGAAATGTATAAAAGCTCAAGTTCATTAATTGATTATTGTGCACTAGAAACTATGCCAAGGTGACAAAAAGTATCCATCCATAATGTTTGTCggtttattgtttctttttggatTTAAAGAGTCTTGAAAATTTTGCGAGCCCCGAGAAGTTTTGTACATCTTGTaaacgtaataaaaaaaatactggcCGGAAGATAATTGTATGACTAAAACGTTGTTATACGTTCTACATGAAACTGACGATTATACGAGATACTACATCGTACCACAAACATTCTAAGATTGATTACTAACATTTCAAATGATGTCCTTGCATATCCTAATGTTATCATCTTATTATTACATTTGTGCTATCAAGTGCACTTCTGGAGTTGTGTAGGAGCAAGCAAATTTTGAGTAGAAAATGCTTAATCATAGAAATCTCACGTATGCTATCGGTTCGTATTACGTAATCGCATTTTACACATAAGAAGTAATTACGGTTGTTTCTGAATATACATTCCTAAATATGCTTCTTTCAGCATCATCATGCAAACCTCGGATATCACGGCATATCACACGGCCTACAACTACACACTCAACCAGACGGACGTCAGGATTGTCCTGGAGGATGgtaagcaaacaaatggtACAAGGAAAACCACATCATCTAACCATTCCCGTCATTTCGTGCAGAAAACCTTTACCAGGTACCCATTGGactgttggtgttgttgtccATCTTTTACGGCACTATCAGCATCCTGGCAGTGATAGGGAACTCGCTGGTGATATGGATCGTCATCACAACCAAGCAGATGCAAACGATCACCAACATGTTTATCGCCAATCTGGCACTAGCGGACGTTACGATCGGTGTGTTCGCCATCCCATTCCAGTTCCAGGCGGCCCTGCTGCAACGCTGGAACCTGCCCGAGTTCATGTGCCCGTTCTGTCCGTTCGTGCAGCTTATCAGCGTTAACGTGTCCGTCTTTACGCTCACCGCCATTGCCGTCGATAGGCATCGGGCCATCATCAATCCGCTCAGGTGAGGCCAACCATCACAAAAACCGTTTTGATAAGCGTTTACCATGAAtcgtctgtttgttttgtgctttgtcCCACTCTTAATAGGGCACGGACATCGAAAAACATATCCAAATTCGTCATCAGCGCCATCTGGATGCTATCGTTTGCATTGGCCGCACCGATTCTGTTCGCACTGCGAGTACGTCCAGTATCCTACATTGCGCTAGGTACGCTCCAAACACTTCTGCATCGTCTCCCGTACAGGACGGTCACTTATGAGTTTGCTGTTTCTCCCGTCCAGGTGGTATGAACGAAACGTACACCAACATTACCGTACCGTTCTGTAAGGTGGTCAACTTTGAGCATGGGGAAATTCTGCTCTATCGTTACATCCTCGTGCTGGTGCAGTACTTCATACCGCTGTTTGTCATCAGCTTCGTTTACATACAGATGGCCCTTCGATTGTGGGGCTCGAAGACACCGGGCAATGCGCAAGATTCACGAGACATTACCATGCTGAAGAACAAGAAGAAAGTGAGTCCTTGTTTGGAACAGGCGGATTGAAAGGATGAAGCATCTGAATGCTTCTCATCTGCAACGGAAGAGCTGACCGTATTCACTATTATTTTACTCTTAATGCTATTTTTTCCATCTGCAACATTTCCCACGGGAAGGTTATTAAAATGCTGATTATCGTTGTGGCACTGTTCGGCGTTTGCTGGTTTCCTTTGCAGCTCTACAACATCCTGCACGTGACGTTGCCGGAAATCAATGAGTAAGTGAACAGTGATTTTAAGACTTCCACTACTTATGTTATTCGCTATTACTCCTTATACAACAGCTAATACTAAACTTTCCGCCAGAGGGCTTTTGATAGTATCCATCGAGTAAATACGAGGTTTCTTATAGGATTCTTCGCCATaataacacaacaacaacgtaacgaaatattgaaaaacgaTATTCAATAGAAGCCTTTGGCATTATTGAACAACGTGGAATTGCATACTTCTAGGCGTTTACGCAGTGCTTATCAACTGAGTAACCTACCGCTGGACTGaatcattttacatttcatgTTTGACTATTTATGTAGAAATTTAATGAACCctacattaaaacaaatcgttcCATGGACCTAACATCGAGCGTACCAATGGCACATTAAGGTTAAACACGTGTGATAGCTTATGGGGATTgcagtttttatttccaatacAGTTGTGTATGCACGCAAATTTCTTCGTTTTCATTACATTGCACAGCAGAGTGCCTGACTGACGATAATGAGCTTACGGAAAGGTTTGTTAAATTTCGATTATCTTTCGCAGATATCGTTTTATCAACATCATTTGGTTCGTCTGTGATTGGTTGGCCATGAGCAACAGCTGTTACAATCCGTTTATCTATGGCATTTATAACGTAAGTACAGTGTCGCAATGTCCGATCGAATGGCACaccaaattgaattgaattgttgATTTTGGCTGACAACTAACGCGCTTGTAATTGATATTTTCTCTTtgattttatcaaaaaaatgcATACTGTCGGGCAACGCAATTCGGATAGGAGAAGTTTAAGCGCGAATTTCGCAAACGTTATCCATTTAAGCGTGATCAAACCTACAACCATGCCCATGAATCGGACAAAACGTCATCCATTTTCACGCGCGTCAGTTCTATTCGCTCCAGCTACGCTACATCGTCCATACGGAACAAGCTAAGTACCAACCGCTATTCAGCATCCAAGCAGCTTCCAGCTCAGTTCAAATTTCCACCATCCAATCAACATTTCCACCAACCTCCTTCCACCCACAATAACACGGCCCATATGCACGAGCTAACGTTTGGAACGAAAAAATGCCCCTTGAACTTTGACGGCACTTCAACGACCACCTTCGCTCAAGGGCGGCCGATAAGCTGGGAGCAAAAGATGGAGCAGCAGTTGGTCGAGCACGATAAATTGATTGGATCCATTACGGATCCACACCAGCAACAGATACTTGTGAGTTCCAGCATAGGCGACATTGAGGATCACCAGCTACGGACGAAAGAACCGATCTCTTTAACTTCCAACCGCACCGAAGCAGCAAGGCAGCGAAATGGTACGTCTCGGGAATCCACCCTAACCACCAACTATGTTGACCAGGTGGCACTgaaacatccgcatccggACAGTGGAGGTgagggtggtgatggtgaaccAGAACCCGGAATACGCTCCATCCACGAAGGTTTGGACTCTGGAGGCCACCTGTATTGTAACGATTTAGAAGAACTTGGGCCATACTTTGACTAAGGACCCGAGTGACAGTTCCACGATGTTTTATAACCTTTTAGCACAAACGTCACCCAATGCGTGAAAGGCTGAAATGTACATATTTAGCTGCTTTTTATTAAGTACATAATGAGCAATGTATATTCACTGAAAGCTGTTTGCATTTAATGAGTTTAAATAAAGCTAAGGCCACAgctaaaatatgttttagtaTTGCAGAtcactcattttttttttttattttgtgcgtAGTATCAACGATAAGTTTCAGGAGACACTAACCCCAAACAGATACGAAAATCACTTGATATAATAACTTAATGCTCTATATTGAATCACAAATATATAGTCCGGATTACGCTTTCATATGTCGTCATGACGTCATGACGTTACAGGTAAGCATATTTGaatcaaattaataaattaatcatgACGTCATGACGTTACAGGTAAGCATATTTGaatcaaattaataaattctGCATCATTGCAAGTTAGTTCTACAACTTTTTGCCGTTTCATTTAttctgttattgttgttgttgtacgaAACTTTAGATGatttaagttttaattggaaaagcaaaatacaATCAAGACTGGTAGACGATTAACGTTTACCAATTTACCAGTTTTTGTGGGGCGTACTTTTTGGAAACCTTTTCAATGTTCCGTGAACGTAATCGATTGGCTAACTTTCAAtttatgattgattttatttcttttcaaacatttttcactATGATTTAATTCAACATTGCTATGAACACTGACGGCGCTTCTGAACTTCTGCTCTTTGTTGGCTAAGAGGGAACAATGGATTAATTACCATCGTTGTTTTACCAAAGAAGTTAAACATGTTTTACAACTTGCTCAGAGCCCAAATGCTTAGAAATGCACTTATGAATGAGTAAACAGGTAGCagtttacattttaatatattcCATCATATATTATACAGAATGTATGCATcggatttttaatttatatttttttgtaatattattaataatatttaatggggtggcccggtggcatgatggttgtggagccggtcttcacacaaacggaccggaccataatcccatccggaccaatccctcgtacgCAAGACTGACTGTCCAGCTACAGGTAAACAAAGCCGcagaatgccagaaatggcagacttGGACcccttgaggttgttgtgccgataaagaaaaatgaagaaatttatTATATAATGGATGTAGGATGTATATTAAAGAGGCCAAGTCGGGCAAATAGATTTACAAAACATCACTTAGTTCTTAGTACTGCATGTAAAAACtggcaataaataaattttaccaaCGCTTCTAATATCCTAAGGAAGTCATTTAAACAACTGCATTAGTAGTAAAAAATGTCGTTCCTGTAAATACACATTGTgacaaattattaaaacattgCTCCAAAACTAATTTTCCAATTAGTAAATCGCAAAGGAGAACTACTTTTGCTTCGaatcttgtttttgttctacttttttaataaaactacCGAGTCTACCTTGTTGGCCCACCGTCATTTATATTTAACTGTTTGTAACATTATGCAGATTTTGTAAGAcgcaatgaagaaaaacatcttTATCTTAAGCTTAGAAATGACAGGAAAATCACTAAAATAATATGAAGTATTCtcgaaaatgttaaataattgtGGATTTTTGCAAATATGCGAGCTTTGATTGTAATTTGATCATACGGAAAAGTGTAAGTGATAGagtgatgaataaaaaaaaaatagaatatatgaaaatttcaatatgaaTTTTCTGTTCTATACACGGAAAACCTCGCGAAATggaagatttttaatttttaatttacaagatGTGATGTGTTGttgcaagtgtttttaagtttaaaaagtatttatttttttcaacagttttatgtgttgtgtgatgtgttgttgcaagtgtttttaagtttaaaaagtatttatttttttcaacagttttatttttttccttttcttattgttttattctatGTACATGGTTCAATTTACTTTGAACTGATTTAAATAGACTACACAAAAAGCACCCAAATTATAATTCTTATACAGCCTTTAAAATGAACAATCTCATGATAGAGGTGAGTAGCGCTACCGTCATAAAGTATAAAATGTTATACACATTTTACTTTATCCAAGCTAGACTCATGtaatcaataattttaaaccacAAATCTTCCTTGTTGTTATTGGTTATGTTTCTACAATGCGTGTATAGTACCAAATCTCTACCTGAAAAGGACTTATCGAATGTTccgaaatcaaataaaaagggTTGGTTTATTGCATCAAGTACTAATCAAACTGTACGAAATGAAACGACGCGTATGATTGCATGGACcctttccttttattttccaaccgaATCTATCCACATCGATCGCTTTTCTCTTGTCAGTTAAATTCCAGAAATCATATCTCGATTGTCGACTTGCTCAATCGAGACAACTGACTGCCGGTGTAAATGCTTGTCATCTACCACATCGAGAGCATTTTTCTATTCCATTACCCATCGCTGGATTCATTACTGGACTGCTGAacaatttcatttttgctATTCTGATGagataatttattatattgcCAATTTCGATGATTTTGATGAACCATGATACATTCGAAAATCGTTTCTGTAAAGTTCATCGATTTCGAAATTTTTAACTTAACAGGGTGCACCTTTTGCAAGGGTAATAATTCTTTATAGTACTCTGAATACACTACAAGCGAATTGTAAGTTGTTAGTCTAAATCAAGTGTTCAAAtcgaataaaaatcaaatgcgtcacaattttccaaacacatattgtatttattattgaCATAAAAAATACCCTACTTAGTATCGCTctttattgaatttatttacttcgTTCAAATTTTCTATTTCGTACATTCATCCTTTTTTGGTGCATTCACTGGACATATATCACTGGTCCATGCTTTTCCATCACTAACAAGACAACCTCACCCTAATACGAGTGCCACGTGTGTCAAATATTTACGAgatcaaaatgaaaaataaatttcgcACCACGTACAGCCGGTGGCCCAGCTTTAAGCAGAAATAAACCCATATCAGCTTGTTAAACAGTTGACAGAAAAACTGTATCCTATCGTGGCACAATGAGAAAgacagaaaataaagaaaaaaatgtatagaTATTAATTCCTTTGCAAAAGAGGATCAATCCCAAACGGCTACTCCCAGTAAATCGGTCTCACCTCCGATGCCACGTTGTGCTTTTCACCTTCGATGGTCGATCCTTGAGACCGGGCTCGGCCAGCACGTATCGTCGTATGCCGGGAATGTAGGACTGAAAGTACTCGTCCCAGTTGACGGTGGACAAATCGAATTCAAGCATCGATACTTCGGTGGGCGTAAGCAGCGTCCGCAAACGGACCACGTTTTCGTTCGCAATGTGCCACTCTCGCAGTCCGAAATATGCCATCAATTCCAGGAATCGGTTCGTCTTCGATACCATTCGCCGATAGCTAGCGTAAGATTGAACATGAGGCAGGACGTAATTGTTTGCAAAAGCAACCGGCAGCTGTACGATGGTCGCCAGATTTCAAAATACAACAAATGTGCGACACGATTTTATGTACTTACAGGGGACGTTTGCCTTGAATCTGGCGCACGAGATCTAGCAGCCAGGCCGGAACTGTGTGACAGCAGAGGGAAAGGACTCGGAACAGTACTCTGTTCGATACAATCGCATACGCGTGATACCTAGAGACGGAATAGACCGGAAGAGAATGAGAAGAAGGAGTGAGCCACAACGAAGAATTGGTGCGTCTTATAGAACGTGTCCGTCATGTTGGACTAACGAGTGGGCGATTGAATATacgaaacatacacacaatttTGCCTCGGTCTATTTCGGTTTCTCTTTTTCCTCCATAACATCCATCGCGAACGATGTCGTGCGCAGAATAATATATCATTCATTGGGCCCGCTGAGGGCCAAGCGGATCTTTGGTAAATGTTCTTTATCATTCTCTGCACAAAGTACTCGGTAAAACGATTAAGCACGCA
This region of Anopheles marshallii chromosome 2, idAnoMarsDA_429_01, whole genome shotgun sequence genomic DNA includes:
- the LOC128710345 gene encoding neuromedin-K receptor-like, which codes for MQTSDITAYHTAYNYTLNQTDVRIVLEDENLYQVPIGLLVLLSIFYGTISILAVIGNSLVIWIVITTKQMQTITNMFIANLALADVTIGVFAIPFQFQAALLQRWNLPEFMCPFCPFVQLISVNVSVFTLTAIAVDRHRAIINPLRARTSKNISKFVISAIWMLSFALAAPILFALRVRPVSYIALGGMNETYTNITVPFCKVVNFEHGEILLYRYILVLVQYFIPLFVISFVYIQMALRLWGSKTPGNAQDSRDITMLKNKKKVIKMLIIVVALFGVCWFPLQLYNILHVTLPEINEYRFINIIWFVCDWLAMSNSCYNPFIYGIYNEKFKREFRKRYPFKRDQTYNHAHESDKTSSIFTRVSSIRSSYATSSIRNKLSTNRYSASKQLPAQFKFPPSNQHFHQPPSTHNNTAHMHELTFGTKKCPLNFDGTSTTTFAQGRPISWEQKMEQQLVEHDKLIGSITDPHQQQILVSSSIGDIEDHQLRTKEPISLTSNRTEAARQRNGTSRESTLTTNYVDQVALKHPHPDSGGEGGDGEPEPGIRSIHEGLDSGGHLYCNDLEELGPYFD